A window of the Streptomyces luomodiensis genome harbors these coding sequences:
- the holA gene encoding DNA polymerase III subunit delta, producing MARKSTTDDPLAPVTLAVGQEELLLDRAVQQVVAAARTADPDTDVRDLMPDALRPGTLAELTSPSLFAERKVVVVRNAQDLAADTIKDVKDYLGTPAEEITLVLLHAGGAKGKGLLDAARKAGAREVACPKMTKPADRLAFVRSEFRATGRSATPEACQALVDAIGSDLRELASAVSQLVADVEGTIDEAVVARYYTGRAEASSFTVADRAVEGRAAEALEALRWAVSTGVAPVLITSALAQGVRAIGKLASAPRGARPGDLARELGMPPWKIDRVRQQMRGWSADGVAVALRAVAEADAGVKGGGDDPEYALEKAVVTIARAARAGRG from the coding sequence ATGGCCAGGAAATCGACGACCGACGATCCGCTCGCCCCCGTGACCCTCGCCGTGGGCCAGGAGGAGCTGCTGCTCGACCGCGCCGTGCAGCAGGTGGTGGCGGCCGCCCGCACGGCCGACCCCGACACCGATGTGCGCGACCTCATGCCCGACGCGCTGCGGCCCGGCACCCTCGCCGAGCTGACCAGCCCCTCGCTCTTCGCCGAGCGCAAGGTCGTGGTGGTGCGCAACGCACAGGATCTGGCGGCCGACACGATCAAGGACGTCAAGGACTACCTCGGCACCCCCGCCGAGGAGATCACCCTGGTGCTACTGCACGCGGGCGGGGCCAAGGGCAAGGGGCTGCTCGACGCCGCCCGCAAGGCCGGGGCGCGCGAGGTCGCCTGCCCGAAGATGACCAAGCCCGCCGACCGGCTGGCGTTCGTGCGGTCCGAGTTCCGTGCCACCGGCCGGTCCGCCACCCCCGAGGCATGCCAGGCGCTGGTCGACGCCATCGGGAGCGATCTGCGCGAGCTGGCGAGCGCGGTCTCCCAGCTCGTGGCCGATGTCGAGGGCACCATCGACGAGGCCGTCGTCGCCCGCTATTACACCGGCCGGGCCGAGGCGTCCAGCTTCACCGTCGCCGACCGCGCCGTCGAGGGCCGTGCGGCCGAGGCGCTGGAGGCGCTGCGCTGGGCCGTCTCCACCGGGGTGGCGCCGGTGCTGATCACCAGTGCCCTGGCCCAGGGCGTCCGTGCCATCGGCAAGCTGGCCTCCGCGCCGCGCGGGGCCCGCCCCGGTGACCTGGCCCGTGAGCTGGGCATGCCGCCCTGGAAGATCGACCGAGTGCGGCAGCAGATGCGCGGCTGGTCGGCGGACGGGGTGGCGGTCGCGCTGCGCGCCGTCGCCGAGGCCGACGCGGGGGTCAAGGGCGGCGGGGACGATCCGGAGTACGCCCTGGAGAAGGCGGTCGTCACGATCGCCCGCGCCGCTCGGGCGGGCCGAGGCTAG
- a CDS encoding O-methyltransferase, which yields MSLARWTEVDAYFNGLLAPSDPALDAALEHSAASGLPPHQVAPNQGKLLQLLARIQGARTVLEIGTLGGYSTIWLARALPEGGRLISLEADPRSAEVARANVARAGLGEVVEIRTGPALDSLPRLAEEGAGPFDLVFIDADKPNNPGYLEWALRLTRPGSLIIGDNVVRDGAVADPASTDPKVRGVRRFTELIAQEPRLTGTAIQTVGEKGYDGFALALVTG from the coding sequence ATGTCGCTTGCGCGGTGGACCGAAGTGGACGCGTATTTCAACGGCCTGCTGGCACCCTCGGATCCGGCTCTGGACGCGGCCTTGGAGCACAGCGCGGCGTCGGGGCTGCCGCCGCATCAGGTGGCCCCCAACCAGGGCAAGCTGCTCCAGCTGCTGGCCCGGATCCAGGGCGCGCGCACCGTGCTGGAGATCGGCACCCTGGGCGGCTACAGCACCATCTGGCTGGCCAGGGCGCTGCCCGAGGGAGGCCGGCTGATCTCCCTGGAGGCCGATCCGCGGTCCGCCGAGGTGGCGCGGGCCAATGTGGCGCGGGCCGGGCTGGGCGAGGTGGTCGAAATCCGCACCGGCCCGGCGCTGGACTCGCTCCCCCGGCTGGCCGAAGAGGGAGCCGGCCCCTTCGACCTGGTCTTCATCGACGCGGACAAGCCCAACAACCCGGGCTACCTGGAGTGGGCGCTGCGGCTCACCCGACCGGGCAGCCTGATCATCGGCGACAACGTGGTGCGGGACGGCGCAGTGGCGGACCCGGCCAGCACCGACCCGAAGGTGCGGGGCGTGCGGCGGTTCACCGAGCTGATCGCCCAGGAGCCCCGGCTGACCGGCACCGCGATACAGACCGTCGGCGAGAAGGGGTACGACGGTTTCGCGCTGGCGCTGGTCACCGGCTAG
- a CDS encoding helix-hairpin-helix domain-containing protein, whose translation MRSRSRTVTEGPGRGRHRDGGAGRRPGPPSGAGPSRAGSRLGGAHRHARPTAPSRATRPSRATRAAALFATSSAPPVAVGSFALGSRDGPTGAAEIRDGESPARDLPAKDLPAKDLLAEDLPAEDLQAEERPVRDALAEGLPAKGMPTEGVAEVRKDEPPGDGPLRRRDRAGLALRERLPVWLQVRCGMELRTVAALAVALLTAVAFAAYHFWTGRPQTVRAPDPEPPRAAPSAPGPTSGGRPAPSGDGRAVVVDVTGKVRRPGLRKLPSGARVADALEAAGGVRPGTDLSGLNRARPLVDGEQIVVGAPAGGPPAPGAAADPAAGVPSAPTPNAPAGPGAPGGSVSLNSATAEQLDTLPGVGPVLARHIIDYRTQHGGFRSIDELREVNGIGERRFADLRPLVRP comes from the coding sequence ATGAGGTCACGATCACGCACGGTAACCGAAGGGCCGGGGCGCGGCCGCCATCGCGACGGCGGGGCGGGCCGTCGGCCAGGCCCGCCGTCCGGCGCCGGCCCGTCCCGGGCCGGGAGCCGCCTCGGCGGCGCCCACCGCCATGCCCGCCCCACCGCACCTTCACGCGCCACGCGCCCCTCACGTGCCACTCGCGCTGCGGCGCTCTTCGCCACGTCGTCGGCACCCCCGGTCGCGGTCGGGTCCTTCGCCCTGGGCAGCCGGGACGGCCCGACGGGCGCCGCGGAGATCCGGGACGGGGAGTCCCCGGCCAGGGATCTTCCGGCCAAGGACCTTCCGGCCAAGGACCTCCTGGCCGAGGATCTTCCGGCCGAGGATCTTCAGGCCGAGGAGCGCCCGGTCAGGGACGCCCTGGCCGAGGGCCTCCCGGCCAAGGGCATGCCGACCGAGGGCGTGGCGGAGGTACGGAAGGACGAGCCGCCCGGGGACGGTCCGCTGCGCCGCCGTGACCGGGCAGGACTGGCCCTGCGGGAGCGGCTGCCGGTGTGGCTCCAGGTCCGCTGCGGTATGGAGCTCAGGACGGTCGCCGCGCTGGCCGTCGCCCTGCTCACCGCGGTGGCCTTCGCGGCCTACCACTTCTGGACCGGCCGTCCCCAGACCGTACGGGCACCGGATCCGGAGCCCCCGCGTGCCGCGCCCTCCGCACCCGGTCCGACATCCGGCGGCCGGCCCGCCCCTTCCGGGGACGGTCGGGCGGTCGTGGTGGATGTCACGGGCAAGGTCCGCCGTCCGGGGCTGCGGAAGCTGCCGTCCGGGGCGAGGGTCGCCGACGCCCTCGAAGCGGCGGGTGGGGTACGGCCCGGCACCGACCTGAGCGGGCTGAACCGGGCCCGGCCGCTGGTGGACGGGGAGCAGATCGTGGTCGGCGCCCCCGCGGGCGGACCGCCGGCGCCGGGCGCGGCCGCCGATCCGGCCGCCGGTGTGCCGAGCGCGCCGACGCCGAACGCACCGGCCGGACCAGGGGCGCCCGGCGGCTCGGTCAGCCTCAACTCCGCGACCGCTGAACAGCTCGACACCCTCCCAGGAGTTGGCCCCGTGCTGGCCCGGCACATCATCGACTACCGCACCCAGCACGGAGGTTTCCGCTCCATCGACGAACTCCGCGAGGTGAACGGCATCGGTGAGCGCCGGTTCGCCGATCTGCGCCCGCTGGTCCGGCCATGA
- a CDS encoding DegV family protein yields MSRHVAIVTDSTAYLPPDAMERHRITSVPLTVVLGDRALEEGTEISARSLAQALQKRKPVTTSRPSPEMFAAAYRAAAEAGATGIVSLHLSAEFSGTYDAAALAAQDAPVPVRVVDSGMVAMALGFCALAAAEVAEGGGTLDEAVAAAEKRADGTAAYFYVDTLDYLRRGGRIGAAQALLGSALAVKPLLQLDEGRIELREKVRTASKAIARLEEIVVERAGRSPVDIAVQHLAAGERAAALAERLRERVPGLEELYVSEVGAVIGAHTGPGLLGAVVSPR; encoded by the coding sequence ATGTCCCGCCATGTCGCGATCGTGACCGATTCAACGGCTTACTTGCCGCCGGATGCGATGGAGCGGCATCGCATCACCTCCGTGCCGTTGACGGTGGTGCTCGGCGACCGGGCCCTGGAGGAAGGCACCGAGATCTCGGCCCGGTCCCTCGCGCAGGCGTTGCAGAAGCGCAAGCCGGTGACGACGTCCCGGCCCAGTCCGGAGATGTTCGCGGCCGCCTACCGGGCCGCCGCCGAGGCGGGCGCGACGGGCATCGTCTCCCTGCATCTGTCGGCCGAGTTCTCCGGCACCTACGACGCGGCGGCGCTCGCGGCACAGGACGCGCCCGTACCGGTGCGGGTGGTGGACAGCGGAATGGTCGCGATGGCACTCGGCTTCTGCGCGCTGGCGGCGGCCGAGGTGGCGGAGGGCGGCGGCACGCTGGACGAGGCGGTGGCGGCGGCGGAGAAGCGGGCCGATGGCACCGCCGCCTACTTCTACGTCGACACCCTTGACTATCTGCGGCGCGGCGGCCGCATCGGCGCGGCCCAGGCCCTGCTCGGCTCGGCGCTCGCGGTGAAACCGCTGCTCCAGCTCGACGAGGGGCGGATCGAGCTGCGGGAGAAGGTCCGCACCGCCTCGAAGGCCATCGCCCGGCTCGAGGAGATCGTGGTCGAGCGGGCGGGCCGGAGCCCGGTGGACATCGCGGTGCAGCATCTGGCGGCGGGCGAACGGGCGGCGGCGCTCGCGGAGCGGCTGCGGGAGCGGGTGCCGGGGCTGGAGGAGCTGTATGTGAGCGAGGTCGGCGCGGTGATCGGGGCGCACACCGGACCGGGGCTGCTGGGGGCGGTGGTCTCTCCGCGGTAG
- the leuS gene encoding leucine--tRNA ligase gives MSETNAAAEVAAPHRYTAALAADIEARWQDFWDANGTYEASNPSGDLAGDPEAAARPKKFVMDMFPYPSGAGLHVGHPLGYIATDVYARYHRMTGHNVLHTLGFDAFGLPAEQYAVQTGTHPRVSTEANIDNMRRQLRRLGLGHDRRRSFATIEPEYYKWTQWIFLQIFNSWYDPEAKRARPIDTLVEQFASGERTTPDGRPWAELTEAERADLLGQYRLAYASDAPVNWCPGLGTVLANEEVTADGRSERGNFPVFKAKLRQWNMRITAYGDRLLEDLEALDWPEAIKLQQRNWIGRSEGARVDFPVAGHSDAKITVFTTRQDTLFGATYMVLAPEHDVVDAIVPAAWPEGTHDVWTGGHATPAQAVDAYRKQAAAKSDVERQAEVKEKTGVFTGAYAVNPVSGEQVPVFIADYVLMGYGTGAIMAVPAHDSRDFAFARTFELPMRCVVQPSDDRGTDPSTWDDAFASYDAEIVNSAGEGITLDGLGVVEAKARITEWLEARSIGEGTVNYRLRDWLFSRQRYWGEPFPIVYDEDGVAHALPESMLPLELPEVEDYSPRTFDPDDADTSPETPLSRNEDWVNVVLDLGDGRGPRPYRRETNTMPQWAGSCWYELRYLDPHNENRLVDPDIERFWMGPAQDRPHGGVDLYVGGAEHAVLHLLYARFWSKVLFDLGHISSAEPFHKLYNQGMIQAYVYRDRRGIAVPAAEVEERDGAYWYQGEKVTRQLGKMGKSLKNAVTPDEICADYGADTLRLYEMAMGPLDVSRPWDTRAVVGQYRLLQRLWRNVVDEATGEVTVVGTEPDEATLRALHKAIDGVRQDMEGLRFNTAIAKITELNNHVTKVREVPRSVAEGLVLLIAPLAPHIAEELWRKLGHSTSVVHVPFPVADPAYVVDETVTCVVQVKGKVKARLEVAPSVSDEELEALALGDPAVVAALNGAGIRKVIVRAPKLVNIVPA, from the coding sequence ATGAGCGAGACCAATGCCGCGGCCGAGGTGGCCGCGCCGCACCGCTACACGGCCGCCCTGGCCGCCGACATCGAAGCCCGGTGGCAGGACTTCTGGGACGCGAACGGCACGTATGAGGCGTCCAACCCGAGCGGAGACCTGGCCGGCGACCCCGAGGCCGCCGCCCGGCCCAAGAAGTTCGTCATGGACATGTTCCCGTACCCCTCGGGTGCGGGACTGCACGTGGGCCATCCGCTGGGCTACATCGCCACCGATGTGTACGCCCGCTACCACCGCATGACGGGCCACAACGTCCTGCACACCCTGGGCTTCGACGCCTTCGGCCTGCCCGCCGAGCAGTACGCGGTGCAGACCGGCACCCACCCCCGGGTCAGCACCGAGGCCAACATCGACAACATGCGGCGGCAGCTGCGCCGCCTGGGCCTGGGCCACGACCGGCGCCGCTCCTTCGCGACGATCGAGCCGGAGTACTACAAGTGGACCCAGTGGATCTTCCTCCAGATCTTCAATTCCTGGTACGACCCGGAGGCGAAGCGGGCGCGTCCCATCGACACCCTGGTCGAGCAGTTCGCCTCCGGTGAGCGCACGACCCCCGACGGCCGCCCCTGGGCCGAGCTGACCGAGGCCGAGCGCGCCGACCTGCTGGGCCAGTACCGCCTGGCCTACGCCTCGGACGCGCCCGTCAACTGGTGTCCCGGCCTGGGCACCGTGCTGGCCAACGAGGAGGTCACCGCCGACGGCCGCTCCGAGCGCGGCAACTTCCCGGTCTTCAAGGCCAAGCTGCGCCAGTGGAACATGCGGATCACCGCCTACGGGGACCGGCTGCTGGAGGACCTGGAGGCGCTGGACTGGCCCGAGGCGATCAAGCTCCAGCAGCGCAACTGGATCGGCCGCAGCGAGGGTGCCCGGGTGGACTTCCCCGTCGCCGGCCACTCCGACGCGAAGATCACGGTCTTCACCACCCGCCAGGACACCCTGTTCGGCGCGACCTACATGGTGCTGGCGCCCGAGCACGACGTGGTCGACGCCATCGTTCCGGCCGCCTGGCCGGAGGGCACCCACGACGTGTGGACCGGCGGGCACGCCACCCCGGCCCAGGCCGTCGACGCCTACCGCAAGCAGGCCGCGGCCAAGTCGGACGTCGAGCGGCAGGCCGAGGTCAAGGAGAAGACCGGCGTCTTCACCGGCGCGTACGCGGTCAACCCGGTCAGCGGCGAACAGGTCCCGGTCTTCATCGCCGACTACGTCCTGATGGGCTACGGCACCGGCGCGATCATGGCCGTCCCGGCGCACGACAGCCGTGACTTCGCCTTCGCCCGCACCTTCGAGCTGCCGATGCGCTGCGTCGTCCAGCCGTCGGACGACCGCGGCACCGACCCGTCGACCTGGGACGACGCGTTCGCCTCGTACGATGCCGAGATCGTCAACTCGGCGGGTGAGGGCATCACCCTGGACGGGCTGGGCGTCGTCGAGGCCAAGGCGCGCATCACCGAGTGGCTGGAGGCCCGCTCCATCGGCGAGGGCACCGTCAACTACCGGCTGCGCGACTGGCTGTTCAGCCGTCAGCGCTACTGGGGAGAGCCCTTCCCCATCGTCTACGACGAGGACGGCGTGGCCCACGCGCTGCCCGAGTCGATGCTGCCCCTGGAGCTGCCCGAGGTCGAGGACTACTCGCCGCGCACCTTCGACCCCGACGACGCCGACACCTCCCCGGAGACCCCGCTGTCCCGGAACGAGGACTGGGTCAACGTGGTGCTGGACCTGGGCGACGGCCGTGGCCCGCGCCCGTACCGCCGCGAGACCAACACCATGCCCCAGTGGGCCGGGTCGTGCTGGTACGAGCTGCGCTACCTGGACCCGCACAACGAGAACCGGCTGGTCGACCCGGACATCGAGCGTTTCTGGATGGGACCGGCCCAGGACCGGCCGCACGGCGGCGTCGACCTGTACGTCGGTGGCGCCGAGCACGCCGTACTGCACCTGCTGTACGCCCGCTTCTGGTCCAAGGTGCTGTTCGACCTGGGGCACATCTCCTCGGCCGAGCCGTTCCACAAGCTGTACAACCAGGGCATGATCCAGGCGTACGTCTACCGGGACCGCCGCGGCATCGCCGTCCCGGCCGCCGAGGTCGAGGAGCGCGACGGAGCGTACTGGTACCAGGGCGAGAAGGTCACCCGTCAGCTGGGCAAGATGGGCAAGTCCCTGAAGAACGCCGTCACGCCGGACGAGATCTGCGCCGACTACGGGGCCGACACCCTGCGCCTGTACGAGATGGCCATGGGCCCGCTGGACGTCTCGCGGCCCTGGGACACCCGGGCCGTGGTCGGCCAGTACCGGCTGCTCCAGCGGCTGTGGCGCAATGTCGTCGACGAGGCCACCGGAGAGGTCACCGTCGTCGGCACGGAGCCCGACGAGGCGACGCTGCGCGCCCTGCACAAGGCGATCGACGGTGTCCGGCAGGACATGGAGGGCCTGCGCTTCAACACCGCCATCGCCAAGATCACCGAGCTGAACAACCACGTCACCAAGGTGCGCGAGGTGCCCCGCTCGGTGGCCGAGGGCCTGGTGCTGCTGATCGCGCCGCTGGCCCCGCATATCGCCGAGGAGCTGTGGCGCAAGCTGGGCCACTCCACGTCGGTCGTCCACGTGCCCTTCCCGGTCGCCGACCCGGCGTATGTCGTGGACGAGACCGTCACCTGCGTGGTGCAGGTCAAGGGCAAGGTCAAGGCCCGGCTGGAGGTCGCGCCCTCGGTCTCGGACGAGGAGCTGGAGGCGCTGGCGCTGGGCGACCCGGCGGTCGTGGCGGCGCTGAACGGTGCGGGCATCCGTAAGGTGATCGTGCGGGCGCCGAAGCTGGTCAACATCGTTCCGGCCTGA
- a CDS encoding histidine phosphatase family protein — protein sequence MNGTSSGRGRRIVLWRHGQTAWNIERRFQGSLDIELTDTGVAQAHRAARLLAALQPDAIIASDLKRAAATAAELSTVTGLSVTHDAGLRETYAGAWQGLTHEEIIERFGEEYAAWKRGEPVRRGGGELEAEVADRAAPVVLESADKLPDDGTLVVVSHGGTIRTTIGRLLGLEPRNWEALGGLSNCCWSVLGEGVRGWRLLEHNAGSLPEPVLGDDD from the coding sequence CTGAACGGCACCTCGAGCGGCCGCGGCCGCCGCATCGTCCTGTGGCGCCACGGCCAGACGGCCTGGAACATAGAGCGCCGTTTCCAGGGCTCCCTGGACATAGAGCTCACCGACACCGGTGTCGCGCAGGCGCACCGTGCGGCCCGGCTGCTGGCCGCCCTGCAGCCGGACGCGATCATCGCCTCCGACCTGAAGCGGGCGGCGGCCACGGCCGCCGAGCTGTCCACCGTCACGGGGCTGTCGGTCACGCATGACGCGGGGCTGCGGGAGACCTACGCGGGCGCGTGGCAGGGGCTGACCCACGAGGAGATCATCGAGCGCTTCGGCGAGGAGTACGCGGCGTGGAAGCGCGGCGAGCCGGTCCGCCGCGGCGGCGGTGAGCTGGAGGCCGAGGTCGCCGACCGGGCGGCCCCGGTGGTGCTGGAGAGCGCCGACAAGCTGCCGGACGACGGCACGCTCGTGGTGGTCAGCCACGGCGGCACCATCCGCACCACCATCGGCCGGCTGCTCGGTCTGGAGCCCAGGAACTGGGAGGCGCTGGGCGGCCTGTCCAACTGCTGCTGGTCCGTTCTGGGCGAGGGTGTGCGGGGCTGGCGGCTGCTGGAGCACAACGCCGGTTCGCTGCCCGAACCGGTCCTCGGTGACGACGACTGA
- the rsfS gene encoding ribosome silencing factor gives MTATDRSLELINAAAQAAADKLAHDIIAYDVSDVLSITDAFLLASAPNDRQVKSIVDEIEERLNKDLGAKPVRREGDREARWVLLDYVDIVVHVQHSEERVFYALERLWKDCPQLELPADAEATRGKAQEYARSQAAADGGAGGELS, from the coding sequence GTGACCGCCACGGACCGCTCCCTCGAGCTCATCAACGCCGCCGCCCAGGCGGCCGCCGACAAGCTCGCCCACGACATCATCGCGTACGACGTCAGTGATGTGCTCTCCATCACCGACGCCTTCCTGCTGGCCTCGGCGCCCAACGACCGTCAGGTCAAGTCGATCGTCGACGAGATCGAGGAGCGGCTGAACAAGGACCTGGGCGCCAAGCCGGTGCGCCGCGAGGGCGACCGTGAGGCCCGCTGGGTGCTGCTGGACTACGTGGACATCGTGGTGCACGTCCAGCACAGCGAGGAGCGGGTGTTCTACGCCCTGGAGCGGCTCTGGAAGGACTGCCCGCAGCTGGAGCTCCCGGCCGACGCCGAAGCCACCCGCGGCAAGGCGCAGGAGTACGCGCGGTCGCAGGCCGCGGCGGACGGCGGCGCGGGCGGTGAGCTGAGCTGA
- a CDS encoding LCP family protein has protein sequence MNDRQDSYDPYAHDPYGQEPQIYGYDAYGRPVYQPQAAQQQSYDPYAQQQPQYGQQQHDGYDGYGYDPYAQPEHHQQSQQQYTQTHGYDPYAPQQQQQGYGYDYPPAAAPAVPPQREPNPYEELSPEQLGAGAETPPAEESRPAGPKRTGEADEGEYRTEQFSFVEEQNEDSDDVIDWLKFAETRSERRDERRRKGRNRLVALVVVLVLAVAGGVGYLWYAGKLPGLSGGSGDQAAAGGPQKRDVIVVHLRETKGGRTSTALLVDNETTQKGTTVLLPNSLAVATEDGASTTLGKSVTDEGSDSTRDSLSTLLGSKIQGTWRLDTPYLENLVELVGGITLDTDATVPSSEKGEDPLVKRGKDQMLSGQAAVAYATYRASGEAQTKQLARFGQVMHAALKKVSSDAEGATSTVESLAQIPDPSLSEQQLGASLAKLAERAKSGAYDTAMLPVQPDGTLSSQATDRVVKDILGGTVKNTDNTTGPRVSVTNAGGPEDASSAARVALVNGGFTVVAATESGGTPQSASRVTYADTAQAEQAKEVAKTLGLPATAVRKGKGAANADITVLLGPDYDATG, from the coding sequence GTGAACGACCGGCAGGACTCGTACGACCCGTACGCACACGACCCGTACGGCCAGGAGCCGCAGATCTACGGCTATGACGCCTATGGGCGTCCGGTGTACCAGCCGCAGGCGGCACAGCAGCAGAGTTACGACCCGTATGCCCAGCAGCAGCCCCAGTACGGGCAGCAACAGCACGACGGGTACGACGGGTATGGCTACGACCCCTATGCCCAGCCGGAGCACCACCAGCAGTCCCAGCAGCAGTACACCCAGACGCACGGTTACGACCCGTACGCTCCCCAGCAACAGCAACAGGGCTACGGCTACGACTACCCGCCGGCCGCCGCCCCGGCCGTCCCCCCGCAGCGCGAGCCCAACCCCTATGAGGAGCTGAGCCCGGAGCAGCTGGGCGCCGGGGCCGAGACGCCCCCGGCGGAGGAGTCGCGGCCCGCTGGGCCGAAGCGGACCGGGGAGGCCGATGAGGGGGAGTACCGCACCGAGCAGTTCTCCTTCGTCGAGGAGCAGAACGAGGACTCCGACGACGTCATCGACTGGCTGAAGTTCGCCGAGACCCGCTCCGAGCGCCGTGACGAGCGCCGCCGTAAGGGTCGCAACCGCCTCGTCGCGCTCGTGGTGGTCCTGGTCCTCGCCGTCGCGGGCGGGGTCGGCTACCTCTGGTACGCGGGCAAGCTCCCGGGGCTGTCCGGCGGCTCCGGGGACCAGGCGGCCGCGGGCGGTCCGCAGAAGCGCGATGTGATCGTCGTCCATCTGCGCGAGACCAAGGGCGGGCGCACCTCCACGGCCCTGCTGGTGGACAACGAGACCACCCAGAAGGGCACCACCGTCCTGCTGCCGAACTCGCTGGCCGTCGCCACCGAGGACGGTGCCTCCACCACGCTCGGCAAGTCGGTGACCGACGAGGGCTCCGACTCCACCCGGGACTCCCTGAGCACCCTGCTGGGCTCGAAGATCCAGGGCACCTGGCGGCTGGACACGCCGTATTTGGAGAACCTCGTCGAGCTGGTCGGCGGGATCACCCTCGATACCGACGCGACCGTCCCCAGCTCGGAAAAGGGCGAGGACCCGCTGGTCAAGCGGGGCAAGGACCAGATGCTGAGCGGCCAGGCGGCCGTGGCCTACGCCACCTACCGGGCGTCCGGCGAGGCGCAGACCAAGCAGCTCGCGCGGTTCGGGCAGGTCATGCACGCGGCGCTGAAGAAGGTCTCCAGCGATGCGGAGGGCGCCACCAGCACCGTGGAGTCGCTGGCCCAGATCCCCGACCCCTCGCTGTCCGAGCAGCAGCTCGGGGCGTCGCTGGCCAAGCTGGCCGAGCGGGCCAAGAGCGGCGCGTACGACACCGCGATGCTGCCGGTCCAGCCGGACGGGACGCTCAGCAGCCAGGCGACCGACCGGGTGGTCAAGGACATCCTCGGCGGCACGGTCAAGAACACCGACAACACCACCGGGCCCCGGGTCAGCGTGACCAACGCCGGAGGTCCCGAGGACGCGTCGAGCGCCGCGCGGGTGGCGCTGGTCAACGGCGGCTTCACGGTCGTCGCGGCCACCGAGAGCGGCGGTACGCCGCAGTCGGCCTCGCGGGTGACCTACGCGGACACCGCGCAGGCGGAGCAGGCCAAAGAGGTCGCCAAGACGCTCGGGCTGCCCGCGACCGCGGTGCGGAAGGGCAAGGGCGCGGCCAACGCGGACATCACGGTCCTCCTCGGCCCGGACTACGACGCCACGGGCTGA
- the nadD gene encoding nicotinate-nucleotide adenylyltransferase — MEEQQGSGKRRLGVMGGTFDPIHHGHLVAASEVASQFHLDEVVFVPTGQPWQKSHKKVSPAEDRYLMTVIATASNPQFSVSRIDIDRGGPTYTTDTLRELRALNGDADLFFITGADALAQILTWRDAEELFSLAHFIGVTRPGHILADPGLPEGGVSLVEVPALAISSSDCRARVAHGDPVWYLVPDGVVRYIDKRELYRHDC, encoded by the coding sequence ATGGAAGAGCAGCAAGGGTCCGGCAAGCGGCGACTCGGCGTGATGGGCGGGACCTTCGACCCGATCCACCACGGTCACCTGGTCGCGGCGAGCGAGGTGGCCTCGCAGTTCCACCTCGACGAGGTGGTGTTCGTGCCGACCGGTCAGCCCTGGCAGAAGAGCCACAAGAAGGTCTCACCGGCCGAGGACCGCTATCTGATGACGGTCATCGCGACCGCCTCGAACCCGCAGTTCTCGGTCAGCCGCATCGACATCGACCGCGGTGGCCCCACGTACACCACCGACACGCTCCGGGAGCTGCGCGCGCTCAACGGTGACGCCGATCTGTTCTTCATCACCGGGGCCGACGCCCTCGCCCAGATCCTCACCTGGCGCGACGCCGAAGAACTCTTCTCGCTGGCCCACTTCATCGGGGTGACCAGACCCGGGCACATACTGGCCGACCCGGGACTCCCGGAGGGCGGGGTGTCGCTGGTCGAGGTCCCGGCGCTGGCGATCTCGTCATCGGACTGCCGGGCGCGGGTCGCCCATGGCGATCCCGTCTGGTACCTGGTGCCGGACGGCGTGGTGCGTTACATCGACAAGCGCGAGCTGTACCGGCACGACTGCTGA